TAAAATTGTACTGGCCAAGCATCGTCTGTTGAGCAATCACATTCCAGCGCGATCGCGACTGATCTAACCCTTTTCGTAGCCACTGCTCTTGTTCTGAGCCCGTCATAGTAGCATTTGGATCAAAAGCTTCTGGGCAGCGAGGCTTCAGTCCATCATTACAAGGTTGGTTAGTGCGGTACTGTCTGGTATCTAGGACGTTGAACTCAGCTAAATTACCGAAAGTCAACCGCCGATAAAGCAGTGCGTCTGGGCCTTTAGGCAAGGAAGACTGACGGAGGGGCATGTGTTCGTAGTAAGCCTGGTAAGCACTAGCTCGGCGTTTCCTAAAAGTCTCTTCGCTTTGGTTATCTTCGGGAATTAAGTTGGCGTAGTTATTGTCAACTTCATGATCGTCCCAAGTGACAATCCAGGGAAAAGCAGCATGAGCAGCTTGGAGACTCTGGTCTGTTCTGTACAGGGCGTAGCGATCGCGGTAGTCTGCAAGAGTGATGATTTCTGGACTATTGTGCTGGCGTGGGCCACCAGATTGTGGCCCATATTCGTAAATGTAATCACCTAGATGAACTACAAGGTCGAGGTTTTCTTCAGCCAAATGGCGATAAGCCGTGTAGTAGCCATTTTGCCAGTCTTGACAGGAGACAAAAGCAAAGTTTAGTTGTTGAGTATAGCTATAAAATGCTGGTGCTGTGCGAGTCCGTCCAATGGGGCTAACTTCCCTACCCGCTTGAAATTGATACCAGTACCAACGGTCAGGGTCTAGCCCACGCACATCAACGTGGACTGAGTGCGCTAACTCTGGTGTTGCCAGCACTGTTCCTCTCCGCACAACCCGTTTCATATTTTCATCAAGGGCAATTTGCCACCGCACTGGCACATTTACCACTGGCATTCCACCTCCAGAAAGTGGATTTGGAGCCAGCCGCGTCCAAATAACAACACCATCCGGCAAAGGATCGCCAGAGGCAACACCAAGATTGAACGGATAGCTAGAAAACCTTGAGCTAGCCAATACCGGATGCCACTGGCTAGCAATTGTTAACCCAGTTAAGAATCCTGCACCCAACAAAAAACTCCGCCGTCTACACCGATTTGCTAGCAGTCCGCCATCCATAAGTTCCATATTCACCTCTACCCAGATGTAAATACAGTTGGCAAACTTTAGGAGAGTCAGTTGTGAAAAGCACAAATAATAGCTTGATTCAACTTGTCTCCTAATCGCTGCTCAACCAAACACAAGGAACCTAGCAACCTCGGATCAAGCAGAAATTAAGATTTTGTTAAGTCTAAGATTGGATTGGGACATTAGATATTTAGACCTCAACTAAGCAGCACTGCTGCTATCGGCTACTTTTATCAAACCGTTTTCTAATTACGAATTATTTAAAACCTGCCATTTCCCTGAACAATGTGCTTAACGGTGGTCAAGGTTTCTAAGCTGATAAATCCTCGACGATGGCCTTTTTGGTTAGACATACCGAGAAACACTGAATCTCCCCGCGAGGGGTTGCGGGAAAAACGCGGGGAAGTATTGATGTAGGTAGAGGCGCTGTTAACTCCTAAAGCAAACTGCCGACTTTCTTGGTAAGATTCAGTAACGATGGAGTCGGCATGACCACTACTGTGTTCATTAATCCAAGCGATCGCACTTTCTAAGCTATCCACCAGTTTAAAAGCTACCGTCTTTGTTAAATAAGGATTTCCCCATTCCCCCTCCTTCACCAGCTGCAACTGGGGAAAAGCTTGTACTAGTTCTGCATCCCCTCTAATTTCAAAGCCTTTTTCCATCAAGCTGTTCCACAGAACTGCTAAGGATGATGGCAAGGCTTGACGATGAATGAGTACCTTTTCAATCGCATTGACTTGATCGGGTTCGCTTTGATGGCTATCAAGAATCATCCAGCGCACCATTTCTAAGCTGGAATTTAGCGACCAGTAGAGATAACAGTTACCCATCGCGGACTTTAAGACTGGGCAAGTTGACTGTCGTACTACCTGCTGTACCAAGCTAGAACGTCCGTAGGGAATAACTAGATTCACGTACTGGTCTTGGGTGACTAAATCCCGAATTGAAGCACCATGTTCGGCTGTGATTAGCTCTACACAGCCTAAAGGTAGACCAACTTCTGCGATCGCATTTTGCAGTGCCTCAGCGATGGCAGCGTTGGAATGGCTAGCTTCAGTACTGCCTTTGAGAATTATACTATTGCCAGTTTTAATACAAAAACCTGCTGCGATCGCCCCTAAATCGGGAAAGGCTTCATAAATAAATCCAATCACTCCCAAAGGCATTAACTGGGTGTAACTCTGGGAATCTTCCAGTTGATAATCAGCCGTTCTAACGCGCCTTAGCGGATCTGATAATTCCCCTAACCGTTGTAAAACGTCTACTGTCATCTCTAGCCTTGTGGGAGTCAGCTTCAGCCAGTCTAATATCAACTCTGGCACTGCCATTTCTCGACTAGCTTCTAAATCCAACGTGTTGGCTTCTAGAATGTCGTCAAATGAGCGCTCAAGAGCTTGTGCCATCGCCAATACTGCACGACTTCGGTCTGCTCCCTTTGTGATCCCTAACTTTAGGGAAGCTTGATAGGCTCGTTGGGCACTAGTAATCGGTTCGGGGTGGTCATCTAAAACTTCAACACTCATTGAGTTAACGTCTGTAGGTAAGCCAGACCATTAATGCTGGCAGAATAGCTAATAGCACCGCCACCATTGCCCAAGCAATAATGCTGGAACCATTTGCTAATCGCAGTGCTAATGGCAGCCATATAATCACTAGCACGAAAATAATGCCAAGTGCTATAGGCAGATAGCTTTCTCCCAAGCGGGGATGGACAACGTGCCAACTATTTCCCATCCAACGCCAAGCCCGCTTGTAGGGATAGGTGGTAGAAAGTTGTTCTAGGACATGACCATTATCTTCTACGACAAAGATTTGCTGACAGCGATCGCAACCAAATGCTTCTGTCAACGTAATCGGAATTAACTGACCCCGGCGACGACAGGGACAGGGGTATTCAGCATTGAAATCTATTTTTTCGGGTTTTTGAGATTGCACAAGCGTTCTAGTAACTTGAGCGTGTTTTACACGAACTACGACAATATAATCCTTTGGTAAATGCAATAGAAGCTTCTGCTACTATAGATTGCTCTCTTTATATACATGTACTGACAATACAAATATCGCCATGATTGCAAACAGTAGATGCAGCAGACTCTAAGTATCCTAATTTTCATATCAGTACGGGGTTTTTTATTTGTAATATTTCCCCGAAGCTGACAATCTTATTTAAAATTTCCTTCTACTAGATAAAATCTAGACAAAGCTAGATGATATTATTTGACATTTCAAAGGGAGCATAGGAGCGGTTATCCCTTAATGTCGAGACACGATTTAGCTATCCGTGCATAAGTTTTAAAATGTTTAGATGTATATAACACTTCGGCTACGCTCAGTGTGAAATCTTAGTCAGCACACTGCTGACATTTATGACATACATCAACCTGTTTTAAGAGACTAATACCCGTGAATTCCCCCATAGTTTAAACAAGTTTTACTAGATGGGTAAAATCTATCCACAAATAAACAGTTTCACCATATCTAAATTACTTTATATTCTACTATCTATGAAATTCATCAAAATTATGAACGATTCACAGGAATACAGCGCGAATCGCCAAAGACTTCAATGCACCCTAAAAATACTAAACCTCTTGAAGTTAAAACTATCAAGAGGTTTTAGTTGGAAGCGGGTGACGCGATTCGAACGCGCGACATTCACCTTGGCAAGGTGACGCTCTACCACTGAGCTACACCCGCAATCAATTGCCATATATCAATATCTCAAATTTATCTCTGATTGTCAACCCCTTTATTTATTAATTTGTCATTAGTCATTGGTCATTGGCATTGGTCATTAAGTGAATAACAGACAAAGGACAACAGACAAATGACTAATGACATACCCTAGCCGAGTTCTTCTGACTCCGCCGTTAAATTGCCAATGCTGGCACTTTGAAAAGAGGCTGGCAAAGCCTGGCTGTTACGAGAATATGGTTCTGCTAGGTTAGAACGCAATTGCCGCATCAGGCTTGCCATTTCTAGGGCGTTTAGGGCATAATCCCAGCCATGATTACCTTTGATACCTGCCCGTTCTAAGGCTTGCTGCATAGTATCTACTGTCAAAATGCCAAAAATTACTGGCACTCCAGTTTGAAAGCTAGCGGCGGCAATACCTTTAGAAACTTCGGCGGATACATAATCAAAATGGGGTGTTTGCCCGCGAATGACTGCACCTAGACAAATTACAGCATCATAACGATGGGAAAGTGCTAGTTGGCGAGCTACTAAAGGTACCTCAAAACTTCCTGGAACCCAAACATAGTCCACCTGATTACCTTGGGGGTTAGGATCTACACCGTGGCGTTTCAAGCAATCTTGACATCCCTCTAGCAGCTTTCCGGTAACAAGGTCATTAAATCGACCAATCACCACTGCAAACCGCAAAGGCTCAGTTTGGGTAAAAGTTCCCTCGAAAACTGCCATGACTGCCTCTTAATCAACTATAGTTCTGGTCAATATACATTTCTTATTTAAATGTAGAGGAGCAGGAAAGCAAGGTCATAAAAAAGGAAATCGGAAAAAACTTCTCCTTTTTTCCTTTGGTCTTTGACCTTGGCTTTTCTGCCCCTCTAGTTCTTATATTATGTGCCTGAGCCAGAGCAAAGCCGTCGTCTACACGACAAAAAAGTTTAACAAACCAACTAAAAATACCAAAGCAATCCAGACGGCAGAACCAACCCAGAGCAGTTTTTTAGATTCAACCCAATTTTGGGGAGTAGCGTAAGCAACCGGAACGCCTACAACCAAGACAAAGGACAATAGGACTAGACCGATCAAGGCAAATTGGAATATTATGGTCATTTTTGCTTCTCCCAATACAGCGAAATACTAAGGATAGAATATCCTAAAGGGCGACACTGACACTTTCTTATTATTTTTAAGCTAGCAGAAATTGCAACATTTTAGTCATTTGTCCTTCATCTAAGTACCGATGACTAATGACTCTTAACTATGGATTTAATTCTTTGCCACACAACCGCAGATTTTGACGCACTAGGTGCAGCAGTAGGGTTAACGCGCCTACTACCGGGAAGTAAGATTGTGCTGACTGGCGGTTCTCATCCTCCTGTGCGGGACTTTTTAGCATTGCATCGGGATGAATATTCGCTAATTGAACGCCGTTCGGTGAATCCTGAAAAAATTCGTTCTCTGACTGTGGTGGATACGCAACAGCGCGATCGCTTGGGTAAAGCTGCTGAGTGGTTAGATTTACCCCATCTTGGGGAAATTATAGTTTATGACCATCACTTAGGACAAGAATCAGATATTCCTGCCACGCGATCGCATATTTCCTCAGTAGGAGCCGCTACAACTTTAATTGTGGAGCAATTGCAACAACAGGAAATTTCCTTGACTTCTGCCGAAGCTACAGTGATGGCTTTGGGTATCCACGTTGATACTGGCTCCTTGACCTTTGAGCAGTCGACACCACGGGATGCCTTAGCTTTGGCTTGGTTGATGCAACAAGGTGCTAGTTTATCGGTAATTTCTACCTACCGTGACCCTGGCTTGTCTTTGCAATTGCAGCAGCTATTAACTGAGGCGTTGGAAAATCTAGAATATCTTTGTCTGCATGGATATACAGTTGCTTGGGTAACTCTGAAAACAGATAGTTTTGTGCCAGGGCTATCGAGTTTGGCTTCAGAACTCGTGGAATTAACCGAAATTGATGCCATTCTGTTGGCTAATGAGTATCCTTTGAGTGAAAATGACTCACGTTTAACAATAATTGGGCGATCGCAAATTCCCAAAACAAATCTTAATCTATTATTCCAACTCTTGGGCGGCGGCGGTCATTCAAAAGCCGCATCACTAAATCTAAGAGGAGTGGATTCACAAGCAATATTAAAACAACTCCTTGATGGAGTAAAAGCACAAATTCCCCACCCCCTCACTGCGAGGGATTTGATGTCCTCTCCTGTCCGCACGATTCTGCCTGAAACCACAATTGCCGAAGCCCAGCGTATTTTATTACGCTATGGACACTCTGGTTTATCTGTAGTCGATGCCCAAGGGCAGCTAGTAGGTATTATTTCGCGCCGGGATCTTGATATCGCTTTGCACCACGGATTTAGCCATGCGCCAGTCAAAGGCTACATGACCACGAATCTGAAAACAATTACACCAGATACGACACTGCCACAAATTGAGTCGCTGATGGTGACTTATGATATTGGACGCTTGCCAGTCTTGGAAAATGGGCAGTTAGTTGGTCTTGTCACTCGTACTGATGTTTTACGCGAATTACATCAAGAAAGGGATGAAGACGGAGGAGGGGAAGAGGTACAGAGGGGGAAAAGTAATATTAATCTCCCGCAATTGCAAAATAAACTTGCTCCTCAATTATGGCAATTGCTCACCATCGCATCGCAAGAAGCAGAAAAACGGGGTTGGCATCTTTATCTAGTTGGGGGTGCAGTGCGAGATTTGCTGTTAGCTAAGACAGCAGGTAGCTTGATGATTAAAGATATTGACCTAGTAGTTGATGGCTTTCACAAATCAGCAGATGTTGGTGCTGGTGTGGAACTAGCAAAAGCCCTCCAACAACTTTACCCTGCGGCTCGTTTAGAAATCCACGGGGCTTTTCAAACTGCTGCTTTGTTGTGGCACAAAGACCCAGAATTAGATTCTCTGTGGGTAGATATTGCCACCGCTAGGACAGAATTTTATCCTTACCCAGCTGCGAATCCAGAAGTTGAGGCGAGTTCGATTCGTCAAGACTTGTATCGTCGAGATTTTACTATTAATGCGATCGCTTTGCGGCTCACTTCCCCTCGTTCCGGTGAGTTACTCGATTTTTTTGGCGGTTTACTCGATTTACAAGCCAAGCAAATTCGGGTTTTATACGCCAACAGCTTTATCGAAGATCCCACCCGCATTTATCGCGGCGTGCGCTTTGCTGTGCGCTTCGGATTTGAAATTGAACCACAGACTGAAGAGTTTATCCGCTATGCCATCAACAGTGGTGTTTACGATCGCACTTCCCAAGAGAATACCAAAACTCCAGCCCTGCAAACTCGACTCAAAACAGAATTAAAACACATCCTAGAAGCGCCCTACTGGAAATCAGCTTTGCAGTTACTCGATAACTTAGGGGCGTTGCAATGTATCCATCCTACCCTCAAGCTAGATGGGTCACTCCTACGGCAATTACGTTTGTTAGAACGCTGTTTGCGGCGATTTGATGCTGAACAAACTCTCATTCACTGGCAAATGCGTCTAGAAGCATTAATCGCCCACCTAGCACCTGAATATCGGGTGAAAGTAGCAAAAAATCTGCAATTGCAAGAGGATAGCATTCTGAGGTTGAAGAACTTAGTCCAAAGCTTTAGTCAAGTAATAGAATGTTTACCCACTTTGCAACGCCCCAGTCAAATAGTACAGTTGTTGCGACAATATGATTTACCAATACTGATTTTAATTGCTTTGCAAAGTCCGCGATCGCTTAGACATCAAATTTGGGAATATTTAACTGTTTGGGCTAATGTGCAGCCATTATTGAATGGCAATGATTTAAAGAAACTTGGTTACAAACCAGGACCACTGTATCGGCAAATATTAGATGATGTAGTTGCTGCTACCTTAGATGGAGTCATTAAAGATAGGACTGAAGCTGAGGAGTTTTTAGCACAACACTATCCTAATTGAAATAGCTCTGGTCTAAATTGTATCTGGATCGATATTTAACTCCCGCAGTTTTGCTGCTAAACGTTCAGCCTTTTGTTCGGCTTGTTCTGCTTGTTGTTGTGACTGTTCAGCCTTTTGTTCAGCTTGTTCTGCCGTTTCTTCCGGTGTTGCTACTAGTTGCCCATCTCGCGTAAAAAACCGTAATAAACCTTCATAAACTCCCAAATATAACCCTAGCTGATGACTCCACAAATGTCCTTGTTCACTTGCTTGTAGAGGTTGATATTCTCCATCTACTAAATGAAATCCCGCAAATTCTTGTGTATAAGGGTCAAACCAAAAATAATCGGGTGTACGGAAGGTATCTTGATAAATTGTTTTCTTTAAACCTTTATCAGTATTAGTTGTTGAGTTAGACAAAATTTCTAGAATTACATTCGGATATTTACCATCTTCTTCCCAGACTACCCAACTTTTGCGGGTTTTACGTTCAGTTCCCAGCACAACAAAAAAGTCTGGCCCCCGGAAGTATTCCGATTTGCGTTGGCGCGGACTGTAGTAAATAGTTAGATTTCCCGCCGCATAGAAATCATTTCTATCTCGCCACAACCATTCCAGACATGTTAATAGTAGGATTATTTGCCGTAAATGCAGTTCGCTTTCCAAGGGAGGCTCATCACTATATAAATCGCCAGGGGGAAATATAACATCTTGGCGGATGCCTTTTTGATCGTCTAATTCTTGAGCTATGGTCATAGAATGGATACGGCATCAAGTATTTATGAATTTATTTTAACAGTCTTGTAGTTAGCGATCGCGCGTACCTAATCGCTTATTTTTAGGGTACAGGTAAATTGTCCAATTCAGGCTTTATCATCTCAGAACCAATTTCATAAAGATGAATATCTTACCTCTGCGTTCTCTGCGCCTCTGCGGTTAAGAATCTTTATTTACCACTGAAAACGAGCGATCGCTACTTTTCCGAGATACCTTTATGCTACATTGTAGTCAATATCAGAACCTCATCAAAACTCCAACGAGATAGCTGAAATGAAGTAGTACCAAACACCTGTTGCGCCAAAGCAACGAATGTCAACGAAGAATAAATGCAACTAGTTTGACAGGGTTACTTCACATAGCCATGTACTAAAGATATTGTCATCACTCCTATCTAAATTTAACTGCTTGGCAAGTGTCTACGGCTAATTTTTTTGTGTCTAATATACCCGTAATTGTTATGAACATGCGGGTGGAAGTTTGCGAATTGAGGTTTGAAAATAATGCAGAAAAAATCAATCTTATTAGCTGAGAATTTAGCCTACGAACTCAGTTTAGCTCAAACTTTGTTTCAAAAAATACAAGTGAGTATCGAGGCCGGCGATCGCATTGCTTTAGTCGGTCGCAACGGAGTAGGAAAATCAACCCTATTAAAGATACTTGCAGATCAAATCAAACCCAGCGTCGGTTCTGTTTGGTCTAATGGTGTTGTCTACTGTTTGCCACAAATCAGCGCTATCAGACAAGAGATTACAGCAGATACAGTACTTGATTTTTTGATTTCCATCTCAGATGAATGGTGGAAGATTGAGGAGATTTTGCAAACACAATTCGATACAAATATTAATCTTTATCTACCAATTACTAACTTGAGTGGTGGAGAACTGACAAAACTATTTATAGCAATCGGATTATCTCAACAGCCCAATTTGCTGTTGCTAGATGAGCCAACTAACCACATGGATTTGCAAGCTTTAGAAAACTTAAGACAATTTCTGCAAAATTTCACTGGTGCGTTTGTAATTGTCTCACATAAACCTTTTTTTTTAGACCAAGTTACAGATGTTACTTGGGAACTCACACCTGATGCTTTGAAAGTATATGGAGGAAATTTTTCTCAATATCGAGAACAGAAACAAATCGAACTAGAAGCAGCATTGCGATCGCACGAAATCGCCAGAAAGGAACTAAAACGTACCCAAACCACAGCTATACAAGAACAGCAACGCGCAGCTCAATCTAGCTGCAACGGTCGCGCCAAGTTTCTTAATGGCAGTATTGATAGAATGGCAGCAGGACTAATTAAAAGCAAAGCTGAAGTGTCTACTGGAACTGCGAAAAAGAAACACGAAGCAGCAGTAGCAAAGGCTAATGAAAAGGTTGCAGAGACGAAAATCAAAACTACGAAAGTCACAAGTATTCAACTAGAGGAAAAAAATCAAAAGCGCCGAAATCTAATTAATATCCAGGGTGCAAATCTTAGGGTATCAGAACGTCTATTGATTCAAAATATTCAATTGCATGTATCATCTAGCGATCGCATAGCCATTGTCGGCGCAAATGGTTCTGGTAAATCGAGTCTGGTAAAGGCTATTTTAGGAATGGAAAACCAAACAATAGTTTTGGACTCAGGTGAGGTTTTGCTTGCACCAGCAATGAAAGCTGTATATCTCGATCAAACATACGAATTGGTAAATCGACAATACACAATTCTGGAAAATATGCAAGCGGCCAATCCTAGTCTCAGCTATCAGCTTTTGCGTCAACAGTTGGGACACTTTCTCTTTAAATATGATGACGTTCAAAAAAGCGCCTCTGTCCTGAGCGGGGGTGAATTGGCAAGATTAGCGCTCGCTATGATCGGTATCTCAGAAATCGATCTGTTGATTCTCGATGAGCCAACTAATAACCTAGATATTGAAACCGTTGAACAAATGGTAGTAGGTATCAATGACTATCAAGGAGCTATTTGGGTCATTTCCCATGATTTCGATTTTCTCAGTCAGATTAACATTACTCAAAGTTTCAACTTAAAAGAGCAAGCCTTGCAAATTACAACTTATTTACCCAATACACCAGAACAATATTATCAAGAGTTAGTGAAATGTCATGATATATGTTATTCCCGATCGGTGTAGCTGTCGCTTGTATGTCTGTCAACTCCGCGAATGATTGAATTGGCATATATTTCTAACTCTAAATCTCTAACTCTCCAGTAGAAGCCGTAAAGCATACAGGCAAGTTATAATTCTCTTGCGGATCAACGTAACAAAAATTTATGAGTAACCCACTAGTACAAGCCTTTTTCGTAGGCAGAGCAGTAGCCGAAGTAGTTAATGAGCGTTTAGAGGTCGCCTTGACCGATGCTTTGAGCGATCTGGGCAAATTTGATGCAGAAGCTAGAGAGCAGTTGCGCCAGTTTACAGAAGAAGTCCTAGAGCGGGCAAATCGGTCAGCAGAAGCAGCTAATTCTGGTCAAGCTACTACAGGTAGTGGACAAACCAATTCTGATTCAGGTGACTTGCAAGCAGATATTGATGAATTACGAGCAGAAATTGCCTTGTTACGCACAGAATTGCAACATTATCGCAGAACTTCTGCGTAAATTTTAGTCATTGGTCATTGGTCATTGGTCATTGGTCGAAAATTACTCACAAATGACAAATGACAAATGACACTTATGAAAAAACAGTTTAGGAATCAGAGTGTCTTCTTTTTCAAGTGATTCGGTTGCAAACCAACGGTACACAAAAGGATATGGAACA
The Nostoc punctiforme PCC 73102 genome window above contains:
- a CDS encoding alkaline phosphatase D family protein; the encoded protein is MELMDGGLLANRCRRRSFLLGAGFLTGLTIASQWHPVLASSRFSSYPFNLGVASGDPLPDGVVIWTRLAPNPLSGGGMPVVNVPVRWQIALDENMKRVVRRGTVLATPELAHSVHVDVRGLDPDRWYWYQFQAGREVSPIGRTRTAPAFYSYTQQLNFAFVSCQDWQNGYYTAYRHLAEENLDLVVHLGDYIYEYGPQSGGPRQHNSPEIITLADYRDRYALYRTDQSLQAAHAAFPWIVTWDDHEVDNNYANLIPEDNQSEETFRKRRASAYQAYYEHMPLRQSSLPKGPDALLYRRLTFGNLAEFNVLDTRQYRTNQPCNDGLKPRCPEAFDPNATMTGSEQEQWLRKGLDQSRSRWNVIAQQTMLGQYNFNSSPGSGVFNVDQWDGYVAARNRLLSFLNQRQPSNPVVITGDIHSSWVHDLKLDFNNPNSATVGTEFVGTSITSDFPTAFIAPVQAALPNNPHTKFFDGAYRGYVRCNLTPQRWQTDYRVVSSIVDLNASVKTLASFVVQNGQPGAQLS
- a CDS encoding glutamate-5-semialdehyde dehydrogenase — translated: MSVEVLDDHPEPITSAQRAYQASLKLGITKGADRSRAVLAMAQALERSFDDILEANTLDLEASREMAVPELILDWLKLTPTRLEMTVDVLQRLGELSDPLRRVRTADYQLEDSQSYTQLMPLGVIGFIYEAFPDLGAIAAGFCIKTGNSIILKGSTEASHSNAAIAEALQNAIAEVGLPLGCVELITAEHGASIRDLVTQDQYVNLVIPYGRSSLVQQVVRQSTCPVLKSAMGNCYLYWSLNSSLEMVRWMILDSHQSEPDQVNAIEKVLIHRQALPSSLAVLWNSLMEKGFEIRGDAELVQAFPQLQLVKEGEWGNPYLTKTVAFKLVDSLESAIAWINEHSSGHADSIVTESYQESRQFALGVNSASTYINTSPRFSRNPSRGDSVFLGMSNQKGHRRGFISLETLTTVKHIVQGNGRF
- the ribH gene encoding 6,7-dimethyl-8-ribityllumazine synthase is translated as MAVFEGTFTQTEPLRFAVVIGRFNDLVTGKLLEGCQDCLKRHGVDPNPQGNQVDYVWVPGSFEVPLVARQLALSHRYDAVICLGAVIRGQTPHFDYVSAEVSKGIAAASFQTGVPVIFGILTVDTMQQALERAGIKGNHGWDYALNALEMASLMRQLRSNLAEPYSRNSQALPASFQSASIGNLTAESEELG
- the psbZ gene encoding photosystem II reaction center protein PsbZ, with product MTIIFQFALIGLVLLSFVLVVGVPVAYATPQNWVESKKLLWVGSAVWIALVFLVGLLNFFVV
- a CDS encoding CBS domain-containing protein, encoding MDLILCHTTADFDALGAAVGLTRLLPGSKIVLTGGSHPPVRDFLALHRDEYSLIERRSVNPEKIRSLTVVDTQQRDRLGKAAEWLDLPHLGEIIVYDHHLGQESDIPATRSHISSVGAATTLIVEQLQQQEISLTSAEATVMALGIHVDTGSLTFEQSTPRDALALAWLMQQGASLSVISTYRDPGLSLQLQQLLTEALENLEYLCLHGYTVAWVTLKTDSFVPGLSSLASELVELTEIDAILLANEYPLSENDSRLTIIGRSQIPKTNLNLLFQLLGGGGHSKAASLNLRGVDSQAILKQLLDGVKAQIPHPLTARDLMSSPVRTILPETTIAEAQRILLRYGHSGLSVVDAQGQLVGIISRRDLDIALHHGFSHAPVKGYMTTNLKTITPDTTLPQIESLMVTYDIGRLPVLENGQLVGLVTRTDVLRELHQERDEDGGGEEVQRGKSNINLPQLQNKLAPQLWQLLTIASQEAEKRGWHLYLVGGAVRDLLLAKTAGSLMIKDIDLVVDGFHKSADVGAGVELAKALQQLYPAARLEIHGAFQTAALLWHKDPELDSLWVDIATARTEFYPYPAANPEVEASSIRQDLYRRDFTINAIALRLTSPRSGELLDFFGGLLDLQAKQIRVLYANSFIEDPTRIYRGVRFAVRFGFEIEPQTEEFIRYAINSGVYDRTSQENTKTPALQTRLKTELKHILEAPYWKSALQLLDNLGALQCIHPTLKLDGSLLRQLRLLERCLRRFDAEQTLIHWQMRLEALIAHLAPEYRVKVAKNLQLQEDSILRLKNLVQSFSQVIECLPTLQRPSQIVQLLRQYDLPILILIALQSPRSLRHQIWEYLTVWANVQPLLNGNDLKKLGYKPGPLYRQILDDVVAATLDGVIKDRTEAEEFLAQHYPN
- a CDS encoding Uma2 family endonuclease, yielding MTIAQELDDQKGIRQDVIFPPGDLYSDEPPLESELHLRQIILLLTCLEWLWRDRNDFYAAGNLTIYYSPRQRKSEYFRGPDFFVVLGTERKTRKSWVVWEEDGKYPNVILEILSNSTTNTDKGLKKTIYQDTFRTPDYFWFDPYTQEFAGFHLVDGEYQPLQASEQGHLWSHQLGLYLGVYEGLLRFFTRDGQLVATPEETAEQAEQKAEQSQQQAEQAEQKAERLAAKLRELNIDPDTI
- the abc-f gene encoding ribosomal protection-like ABC-F family protein, which produces MQKKSILLAENLAYELSLAQTLFQKIQVSIEAGDRIALVGRNGVGKSTLLKILADQIKPSVGSVWSNGVVYCLPQISAIRQEITADTVLDFLISISDEWWKIEEILQTQFDTNINLYLPITNLSGGELTKLFIAIGLSQQPNLLLLDEPTNHMDLQALENLRQFLQNFTGAFVIVSHKPFFLDQVTDVTWELTPDALKVYGGNFSQYREQKQIELEAALRSHEIARKELKRTQTTAIQEQQRAAQSSCNGRAKFLNGSIDRMAAGLIKSKAEVSTGTAKKKHEAAVAKANEKVAETKIKTTKVTSIQLEEKNQKRRNLINIQGANLRVSERLLIQNIQLHVSSSDRIAIVGANGSGKSSLVKAILGMENQTIVLDSGEVLLAPAMKAVYLDQTYELVNRQYTILENMQAANPSLSYQLLRQQLGHFLFKYDDVQKSASVLSGGELARLALAMIGISEIDLLILDEPTNNLDIETVEQMVVGINDYQGAIWVISHDFDFLSQINITQSFNLKEQALQITTYLPNTPEQYYQELVKCHDICYSRSV
- a CDS encoding DUF6825 family protein; amino-acid sequence: MSNPLVQAFFVGRAVAEVVNERLEVALTDALSDLGKFDAEAREQLRQFTEEVLERANRSAEAANSGQATTGSGQTNSDSGDLQADIDELRAEIALLRTELQHYRRTSA